A region of Ferruginibacter albus DNA encodes the following proteins:
- a CDS encoding YciE/YciF ferroxidase family protein, with protein sequence MAKANAKAAPKKAPVKQMNDTSEKDPMLKEFFSEELKDIYWAEKHLTKVLPKMAKAATSQELKNAFTEHLEVTKTHISRLEQVFELLNQKPQAKKCDAMEGITKEGDSIIEDTEAGTATRDVGLILAGQKAEHYEIATYGGLAQLARTLQLDEAAEILESTLAEEKEADTILTEIAEENINYSAASEGSEEDE encoded by the coding sequence ATGGCAAAAGCAAACGCAAAGGCAGCACCAAAAAAAGCGCCGGTTAAACAAATGAACGATACTTCTGAAAAAGATCCAATGTTAAAAGAGTTTTTTAGTGAAGAATTAAAAGATATCTATTGGGCAGAAAAACATTTAACTAAAGTACTTCCTAAAATGGCAAAAGCTGCCACTTCACAGGAGTTGAAAAATGCTTTCACTGAACATTTGGAAGTTACTAAAACCCATATTTCAAGATTGGAACAGGTTTTTGAATTATTGAATCAAAAACCACAAGCTAAAAAATGTGATGCTATGGAAGGAATAACTAAAGAAGGAGATAGTATCATAGAAGATACTGAAGCAGGTACAGCTACCAGAGATGTAGGATTAATACTGGCAGGACAAAAGGCTGAGCATTATGAAATTGCAACCTATGGCGGCTTGGCGCAACTGGCACGTACATTACAATTAGATGAAGCCGCAGAAATTTTGGAGAGTACGCTAGCAGAAGAAAAAGAAGCAGACACAATATTAACTGAAATTGCAGAAGAGAATATTAATTATTCTGCTGCTTCGGAAGGTAGCGAAGAAGATGAATAA
- a CDS encoding SDR family oxidoreductase — protein sequence MNEENKIGRRKAIGSIGLGLAAITVAPAFAGTGKLFPKTVTQQRLEDPTTKYPRPPFKEQSQPWPGLAGKMEPRPDHGEISYKGSGRLAGRKALIIGGDSGMGRAAAIAYAREGADVVINYLPSEEPDAREVIDLIKKEGRKAIAIPGDLRDETFCKKLVQDAISGLGGLDIIVNNAGRQQTHASILDISTEEFDWTMKTNIYAPFWIIKAALPHLQPGAVIIGTASEQAYDPSPDLYDYAQTKAATMNYVKSLAKQLAPKGIRVNGVAPGPIWTALQVSGGATQEKLKNFGGQTAMGRPGQPAELASIYVQLAASDASYATGQIYGSAGGNGQP from the coding sequence ATGAACGAAGAAAATAAAATAGGCCGTCGTAAAGCTATAGGAAGCATAGGGCTGGGCTTAGCTGCGATAACAGTAGCACCTGCATTTGCAGGGACTGGAAAGTTATTTCCTAAAACAGTTACACAACAGAGATTAGAAGATCCAACAACTAAATATCCTAGGCCTCCTTTCAAAGAGCAATCTCAACCATGGCCTGGTTTAGCAGGTAAAATGGAGCCACGTCCAGATCATGGAGAAATAAGCTATAAAGGTTCAGGGCGTTTAGCAGGGCGTAAAGCATTGATAATAGGAGGCGACTCCGGTATGGGGCGTGCAGCAGCTATTGCTTATGCACGTGAAGGTGCAGATGTAGTAATTAATTATTTACCTTCTGAAGAACCGGATGCACGTGAAGTAATTGATCTTATTAAAAAGGAAGGAAGAAAAGCAATCGCTATTCCTGGCGATCTTCGTGATGAAACCTTTTGTAAAAAATTAGTTCAGGATGCAATTAGTGGTTTAGGTGGTTTGGATATTATAGTAAATAATGCAGGTCGTCAACAAACACATGCATCTATTTTGGATATATCTACGGAAGAATTTGATTGGACAATGAAGACAAATATCTATGCGCCATTTTGGATTATTAAGGCAGCTTTGCCACATTTACAGCCAGGAGCAGTAATTATTGGTACAGCATCTGAACAAGCATACGACCCTTCTCCAGATCTATATGATTATGCGCAAACCAAAGCCGCTACCATGAACTATGTAAAATCATTGGCAAAACAATTAGCACCAAAAGGCATACGTGTTAATGGAGTAGCACCAGGACCTATATGGACAGCTTTGCAAGTAAGTGGTGGAGCAACACAAGAGAAATTAAAAAATTTTGGTGGGCAAACAGCAATGGGCAGGCCAGGACAACCCGCTGAACTTGCTTCTATCTATGTGCAACTGGCAGCAAGTGATGCAAGTTATGCAACCGGACAAATTTATGGTTCTGCGGGTGGCAATGGACAACCTTAA
- a CDS encoding alpha/beta hydrolase, which yields MNFNFSILARIIIVIIIIGFSSCNSGSNSIPEKEVKDSVVKENNKIDLKPVGAVPAWGPSIKPEMAVVIEKLVSLGGKPIETLSAQEARMQPTPTDAVMGVMKDNRVEIPPALCDTMGKDIPVTSGTVHARIYTPKTGKAPFPVIVYYHGGGWVIADNNVYSASAQSLCEMTNAIVVSIEYPKGPEHKFPAAHVASFDAYKWIISNATSMNGDSSKVAVVGESAGGNLAANISIMARDNKIKMPVYEVLIYPVANNDMMSESYIKYAEAKPLNKAMMVWFVKNELSTTAQSADPRISLVKANLSGMPPTLIIGAEIDPLQSEGKLLADKFKAANVDTDYELYNGVTHEFFGMAAIVPQAKEAQELAVKKLKKFFEKE from the coding sequence ATGAATTTTAATTTTTCCATTTTAGCAAGAATAATAATTGTAATTATTATTATAGGTTTTTCTTCCTGCAATAGCGGTAGTAATTCAATACCAGAAAAAGAGGTTAAGGACAGTGTTGTAAAAGAAAATAACAAAATAGATTTAAAACCTGTTGGTGCCGTACCTGCGTGGGGGCCATCTATTAAACCAGAAATGGCAGTAGTTATTGAGAAATTAGTAAGTCTTGGAGGTAAACCTATTGAAACATTGTCTGCACAAGAAGCTCGTATGCAGCCAACCCCAACTGATGCAGTCATGGGTGTTATGAAAGACAATAGGGTGGAAATACCGCCTGCCCTTTGTGATACAATGGGAAAAGATATACCTGTGACATCCGGAACTGTGCATGCAAGGATTTATACACCAAAAACAGGTAAAGCACCGTTTCCAGTAATTGTATATTATCATGGTGGTGGATGGGTGATTGCAGATAATAATGTATACAGCGCCAGCGCACAATCTTTATGCGAGATGACAAATGCGATAGTTGTATCCATTGAATATCCTAAAGGGCCTGAGCATAAATTTCCTGCGGCTCATGTTGCTTCTTTTGATGCTTACAAATGGATTATATCAAATGCCACATCTATGAATGGCGACTCTTCTAAAGTGGCAGTTGTTGGCGAAAGCGCCGGTGGTAATCTTGCTGCGAATATTTCTATTATGGCACGCGACAATAAAATTAAAATGCCAGTATATGAAGTATTGATCTACCCGGTTGCAAATAACGATATGATGAGTGAAAGCTATATTAAATATGCAGAAGCAAAACCGTTAAACAAAGCTATGATGGTGTGGTTTGTAAAAAACGAATTAAGTACAACTGCCCAGTCTGCAGATCCGCGTATTAGTTTAGTAAAGGCAAACCTATCCGGGATGCCGCCTACCTTAATTATTGGAGCAGAAATAGATCCTTTACAATCCGAAGGAAAATTATTAGCGGATAAATTTAAAGCAGCAAATGTTGATACCGATTATGAACTATATAATGGAGTTACACACGAATTCTTTGGAATGGCTGCTATAGTTCCACAAGCAAAAGAAGCACAAGAATTGGCCGTTAAAAAATTAAAAAAGTTTTTTGAAAAAGAATAA
- a CDS encoding glycosyltransferase — MDLICFCHLRWNFVFQRPQHLISRFAKSYRVFYIEEPIFSKDNDSYTIKITEQNVLVVTLNLKEDSGDINNRQRKLIDHLFKTQAINKYMFWYYSPMFLPITRHLNPELTIYDCMDELSCFKFAPAEIKKLETELLKKAEIVFTGGHSLYEAKKHHHHNIYPFPSSIDKAHFAKARNSKIIDPFDQKNIPYPRIGFCGVIDERFDIELIRTVAQKKPDWQIVLIGPVVKIDSLTLPVAANIHYLGAKQYQELPSYIKGWQLTMIPFAINEATKYISPTKTPEYLAAGKPVISTAIKDVVHPYGTNKLVHIIKQADDFIAIAEKQFTMKPQDLNIWLHEVDVFLANNSWDKTWNDIHSLVKQTLASRSGKQVSILPINYNILSA, encoded by the coding sequence ATGGATCTAATTTGCTTTTGTCATTTAAGATGGAATTTTGTTTTTCAACGTCCCCAACATTTAATAAGCAGGTTTGCAAAATCTTATCGTGTATTTTATATCGAAGAGCCTATTTTCTCTAAGGACAACGATAGCTATACAATTAAAATAACAGAACAAAATGTTTTGGTTGTTACTCTTAACTTAAAAGAAGATAGTGGAGATATTAACAATCGTCAAAGAAAATTAATAGATCATCTTTTTAAAACGCAAGCTATTAATAAGTACATGTTTTGGTATTATAGTCCTATGTTTCTTCCAATAACAAGGCACTTGAATCCTGAGCTTACAATATACGATTGTATGGATGAGCTTTCCTGTTTTAAGTTTGCACCTGCTGAAATTAAAAAGCTTGAAACAGAGTTATTGAAAAAAGCGGAGATAGTTTTTACAGGTGGACATTCTCTTTATGAAGCAAAGAAACATCACCATCATAATATATATCCTTTTCCGAGTAGTATTGATAAAGCGCATTTTGCAAAAGCAAGGAACAGTAAAATAATTGATCCATTTGATCAAAAAAATATTCCTTACCCACGCATAGGTTTTTGTGGAGTAATTGATGAGCGTTTTGATATCGAATTAATAAGAACTGTTGCACAAAAAAAGCCGGACTGGCAGATTGTCTTAATAGGTCCGGTAGTTAAGATAGATTCATTAACATTACCTGTAGCAGCCAATATACATTATTTGGGGGCTAAGCAATATCAAGAGTTGCCTTCTTATATCAAAGGATGGCAATTAACAATGATACCTTTTGCAATCAATGAGGCTACTAAATATATCAGTCCAACTAAAACACCCGAATATCTTGCCGCCGGCAAGCCGGTAATTTCTACTGCAATAAAAGATGTAGTACATCCTTACGGGACAAATAAACTTGTTCATATTATAAAGCAGGCAGATGACTTTATTGCTATTGCTGAAAAACAATTCACTATGAAACCACAGGATTTAAACATATGGCTTCATGAAGTAGATGTATTTCTTGCAAATAATTCTTGGGATAAAACGTGGAACGATATACATAGCTTAGTAAAACAAACATTGGCAAGCCGATCAGGTAAGCAAGTATCTATCCTACCTATTAATTATAATATTCTTAGCGCATAA
- a CDS encoding zinc-dependent alcohol dehydrogenase, translating into MKAAVIHGPKKVTCDIVDDPILKDNTDVILKVTATAICGSDLHIYSGGFPQPRPMVLGHEFMGIVEEVGKGIKNLKRGDRVVVPFPIACGTCFFCNHDLPGHCENSNPENYGPEGGLITEKGGALFGYTDLYGGYDGGQAEYVRVPYADYGPRIVPDNLTDEQVLFLTDIFPTGYSGIDWGQVNGGETVAIFGAGPVGIMTAKSAWLRGAARVVIVDTLQYRLDKAKIAANCETILWDTDAKEVIEQIRAITEGRGADVCVDAVGFEPDRSILDRAKAVVNLEKGSPKVLEACMSAVRRGGFVSVLGVYPTPYDNFPVGQFFDKGINLRGGQAPAQKHIDKLLSYVAEGKVILDDIITHRLPLSQVAHAYDIFKNKKEDCVKIVLDPSA; encoded by the coding sequence ATGAAAGCAGCTGTAATCCACGGTCCTAAAAAAGTGACCTGTGACATAGTAGATGACCCTATTTTAAAAGATAACACAGATGTTATTTTAAAAGTAACGGCAACGGCTATATGCGGTTCCGATCTTCATATATATTCCGGAGGTTTCCCTCAACCAAGACCAATGGTTTTAGGGCATGAGTTTATGGGTATAGTAGAAGAAGTTGGAAAAGGAATTAAAAATCTAAAAAGAGGCGATCGAGTAGTAGTGCCTTTCCCTATTGCTTGCGGAACTTGTTTCTTCTGCAATCATGATCTGCCTGGACACTGTGAAAATAGTAACCCTGAAAATTACGGACCTGAAGGAGGATTGATCACAGAAAAGGGAGGAGCCCTATTTGGTTATACAGATTTATACGGAGGGTATGATGGTGGGCAAGCTGAATATGTACGTGTGCCCTATGCTGATTATGGCCCCAGAATTGTACCCGATAATCTTACAGATGAACAGGTGTTATTTCTGACAGATATTTTTCCTACAGGATACAGCGGCATTGATTGGGGGCAGGTAAATGGAGGAGAAACAGTAGCAATTTTTGGTGCTGGTCCTGTTGGTATAATGACTGCAAAAAGTGCGTGGCTGCGTGGAGCAGCAAGAGTAGTTATAGTAGATACATTACAATACCGTCTTGACAAAGCAAAAATAGCAGCGAACTGTGAAACCATTTTATGGGATACAGATGCTAAAGAAGTTATAGAACAAATACGGGCAATAACAGAAGGGCGTGGTGCCGATGTATGTGTAGATGCTGTAGGCTTTGAACCGGATAGAAGTATCTTGGATAGGGCAAAAGCCGTTGTTAATCTGGAAAAGGGATCGCCAAAAGTATTAGAAGCCTGTATGAGTGCAGTACGTAGAGGAGGATTTGTTTCTGTACTTGGTGTGTATCCAACACCGTATGATAATTTTCCTGTTGGTCAATTTTTTGATAAAGGAATTAATCTGCGTGGCGGGCAAGCACCTGCACAAAAACATATTGATAAACTTTTGAGTTATGTAGCAGAAGGTAAAGTAATATTAGATGATATCATAACACATAGATTGCCTTTATCGCAAGTGGCGCATGCATATGATATTTTTAAAAATAAAAAAGAGGATTGCGTAAAAATAGTGCTCGATCCATCTGCATAA
- a CDS encoding DUF6799 domain-containing protein, with translation MKKIFIICIAVFNLAACNNSSSTNANETDSAVIVKPATDHINTTTDDTSIHTTTSAIGEGDLTMKDNKVMVMKNGKWEQLKGIIKLNNGTIVMNNGKMDIHGKKIRMQNGATIKMTGDIMDEGGKMIDSTMLEKNWIDKGDRKVDKQGEIKMKAN, from the coding sequence ATGAAAAAAATATTTATTATTTGTATTGCTGTATTCAATTTGGCAGCATGTAATAACAGTAGTTCAACTAATGCAAACGAAACGGATTCTGCTGTTATTGTAAAACCTGCTACCGATCACATAAATACCACCACCGACGACACTTCAATACACACAACAACTTCTGCAATTGGAGAAGGCGATTTGACCATGAAAGATAATAAAGTAATGGTTATGAAAAATGGAAAATGGGAACAATTAAAAGGCATAATAAAACTTAATAACGGCACTATTGTAATGAATAATGGAAAGATGGATATTCATGGAAAAAAAATAAGGATGCAGAATGGCGCTACAATAAAAATGACCGGAGATATAATGGATGAGGGTGGTAAAATGATAGACTCTACAATGTTGGAAAAAAATTGGATAGACAAAGGCGATAGAAAAGTAGACAAGCAAGGAGAAATAAAAATGAAAGCAAATTAA
- a CDS encoding response regulator, which produces MADILLLEDNIDMLKMFQMLFKYKGMGLRSVANESCFLKELSKQKPDLIILDILLRDSDGRQICLDLKSNCNTKDIPVIMMSVSPKLLGSCKGICGEDYLEKPFDIKELFDKINLYIKVKV; this is translated from the coding sequence ATGGCTGACATTTTACTTCTTGAAGACAACATAGATATGTTGAAAATGTTTCAAATGCTTTTTAAGTATAAAGGTATGGGGCTGCGGTCTGTTGCTAATGAATCTTGCTTTTTAAAAGAACTAAGTAAACAAAAGCCTGACTTAATTATACTCGATATATTACTAAGAGATTCAGATGGGAGGCAAATATGCTTAGATCTAAAATCAAATTGTAATACTAAGGATATTCCTGTTATAATGATGTCAGTCAGCCCCAAATTATTGGGATCATGTAAAGGGATTTGCGGAGAAGATTATTTAGAAAAACCTTTTGATATAAAAGAGCTATTTGATAAAATAAATCTCTATATAAAAGTGAAAGTATAA
- a CDS encoding catalase — protein MAKDKQPEEITNDKLTDLNLNKENGKDQFLSTNHGVKINDDQNSLKAGNRGGTLLEDFILREKITHFDHERIPERVVHARGSAAHGTFQVYECMSSLTKAGLFQDPSVTTPVFVRFSTVAGSRGSTDLARDVRGFAVKFYTQEGIFDLVGNNMPVFFIQDATKFPDLIHAVKPEPDNEIPQAASAHNTFWDFISLMPESTHMILWLMSDRSLPRSYRMMEGFGVHTFRFINEAGESNFVKFHWKPLLGVHSVAWDEAQKISGKDPDFHRRDLWEAIESGAFPEWELGVQIVSEEDEFKYEFDLLDPTKLIPEELVPVQRIGKMTLNRNPDNFFAETEQVAFHIGNVVPGIDFTNDPLLQGRLFSYTDTQLIRLGGPNFHEIPINRSINPVHNNQRDGHMRQTINQGKVSYHPNSMGGGCPFQAKASEGGFTSFPERIDANKIRERSPSFLDHYSQATLFFNSQSDEEKNHIIDAFSFELGKVDIAFIRERMLGILAQVDSTLANGVAYKLGLHVPKEKPVNASVPADADPATYQSKIVKSSLDVSEALSMSGTPKDSIKTRKVAILAADGVTANSVDTMKKSLLKEGAVVEIISVRLGTLTTDTETEIQVDKSFLTAASVLYDAVYVPQGIASVGTLSQDGDAIHFLNEAYKHCKAISFDKEAKQVIDETCFSKMAELEQDLGIINGESIKDLADKFITAIAQHRFWGREKPGKIPA, from the coding sequence ATGGCAAAGGATAAACAACCCGAAGAAATTACCAATGATAAATTAACCGATCTAAACTTGAACAAAGAAAATGGGAAAGATCAATTTTTATCAACCAATCATGGCGTTAAAATAAATGACGATCAAAATTCATTAAAAGCAGGAAACCGCGGCGGCACTTTGTTGGAAGATTTTATACTACGAGAAAAGATAACACACTTTGATCATGAGCGTATTCCTGAACGAGTAGTGCATGCACGTGGCTCTGCAGCACATGGAACGTTCCAGGTGTATGAATGTATGAGCTCTTTAACTAAAGCAGGATTATTTCAAGACCCTTCTGTTACAACGCCTGTATTTGTGCGCTTTTCAACAGTAGCTGGTTCAAGAGGTTCAACAGATTTAGCAAGAGATGTACGAGGATTTGCGGTTAAATTTTATACACAGGAAGGTATTTTTGATTTGGTGGGTAATAACATGCCTGTATTTTTTATACAGGATGCTACTAAGTTTCCTGATCTCATTCATGCAGTTAAACCAGAACCGGATAATGAGATTCCCCAGGCAGCTTCTGCACATAATACGTTTTGGGATTTTATATCACTTATGCCTGAATCTACTCACATGATATTATGGTTAATGAGTGATCGTTCACTTCCAAGAAGTTATCGAATGATGGAAGGATTTGGCGTGCATACGTTTCGTTTTATAAACGAAGCGGGTGAATCAAATTTTGTAAAATTTCATTGGAAGCCTTTATTAGGCGTACATTCTGTTGCATGGGATGAGGCACAGAAGATATCCGGTAAAGATCCTGACTTTCATCGTCGTGATTTGTGGGAGGCTATTGAAAGCGGTGCTTTTCCTGAATGGGAATTAGGTGTTCAGATAGTTTCGGAGGAAGATGAATTTAAGTATGAGTTTGATCTGCTTGATCCAACAAAATTAATTCCTGAAGAATTAGTGCCTGTTCAACGTATAGGTAAGATGACATTAAACAGGAACCCGGATAACTTTTTTGCAGAAACTGAACAGGTTGCTTTTCATATAGGTAATGTTGTTCCGGGTATTGATTTTACAAATGATCCGCTTTTACAAGGAAGATTATTTTCTTATACAGATACGCAGTTGATTCGTTTGGGTGGTCCAAACTTTCACGAGATACCAATTAACCGTTCTATCAATCCTGTACATAATAATCAACGTGATGGACACATGCGTCAAACCATCAATCAGGGAAAAGTAAGTTATCATCCAAATTCGATGGGAGGAGGATGTCCGTTTCAGGCAAAAGCGTCTGAAGGTGGTTTCACTTCTTTTCCGGAAAGAATTGATGCCAATAAGATAAGAGAAAGAAGTCCAAGCTTTTTAGATCATTACAGCCAGGCAACTTTATTCTTCAATAGTCAATCGGACGAAGAAAAAAATCATATAATCGATGCATTCAGTTTTGAATTAGGAAAGGTGGACATTGCATTTATAAGAGAACGTATGTTGGGCATATTGGCACAAGTAGATAGTACGCTTGCCAATGGAGTTGCTTACAAATTAGGTTTACATGTTCCTAAAGAAAAGCCCGTTAATGCAAGTGTTCCGGCAGATGCAGATCCTGCAACTTATCAATCTAAAATAGTTAAAAGTTCTTTAGATGTATCTGAAGCACTTAGTATGTCTGGTACGCCTAAAGATTCGATAAAGACACGCAAAGTAGCTATACTGGCCGCTGATGGCGTAACTGCAAATTCTGTAGATACAATGAAGAAATCTTTATTGAAAGAAGGTGCTGTCGTAGAGATCATTTCAGTACGATTAGGTACACTCACAACAGACACAGAAACTGAGATACAGGTAGACAAAAGTTTTTTAACAGCGGCATCTGTCTTATATGATGCAGTATATGTACCACAAGGTATAGCAAGTGTTGGTACATTATCACAGGATGGGGATGCCATTCATTTTTTGAACGAAGCGTATAAACATTGCAAAGCCATTTCTTTTGATAAAGAAGCAAAACAGGTGATAGATGAAACCTGCTTTAGTAAGATGGCTGAATTGGAACAAGACTTGGGTATTATAAATGGCGAAAGTATTAAAGACCTTGCAGATAAATTTATTACAGCAATAGCACAACATCGTTTTTGGGGACGTGAAAAACCAGGTAAAATACCTGCATAA
- a CDS encoding response regulator, whose translation MKEHITILLVDDDEDDRKLFSDAVMEVDKAITCNSAANAQEALTILKNEAIMLPDIIILDLRMPGISGQKCLEEIKKDPRIMNIPVLIYTTSREVKESIELKKLGAAHFISKPTSPDEVYYLVSYIINENWS comes from the coding sequence ATGAAAGAACATATTACAATTTTACTAGTAGATGATGATGAGGATGATAGAAAATTATTTTCTGATGCAGTAATGGAGGTAGATAAAGCAATAACATGCAATAGTGCGGCTAATGCACAGGAAGCTCTAACTATTTTAAAAAATGAAGCAATCATGCTACCCGATATTATTATTCTTGATCTAAGAATGCCTGGTATAAGCGGTCAAAAGTGTTTAGAAGAAATTAAAAAAGATCCTAGAATAATGAATATTCCCGTACTAATATATACAACTTCAAGAGAGGTTAAAGAGTCAATCGAACTTAAGAAATTAGGGGCTGCACATTTTATAAGTAAACCTACATCACCTGACGAGGTTTATTATTTAGTATCTTATATTATAAATGAAAATTGGAGTTAG